In Merismopedia glauca CCAP 1448/3, the genomic stretch TTGCGACCAGCTTGAGCGATGATTTCTGATTCTCTCTCTACGTTCTCAGGACGAGCGTTAAGCAGGTTGTGGGGAACTTCTAACTGATTGAGCAACTGAGAAAGAACTTCCGATTTTTCGACGCTGGTGGTTCCTACCAATACAGGTCTACCTAGTTCGTGCATTTCGGCGCACTCTTGGGCAACAGCTTTCCATTTCCCTTGTTCATTTTTGTAAACTACATCTGGCATATCTAGCCGCGACGTGCGTTTATTGGTGGGAATAATCGTTACTTGTATATTGTAGGTTTTCTCGAATTCTGCTTCTTCGGTTTTGGCAGTTCCGCTCATTCCTGCCAGCTTATTGTAGAGTAAGAAGAAATTTTGATAGGTAATTGTGGCTAGAGTTTGGGTTTCTTTTTCAATTTCTACCCCTTCTTTGGCTTCAATCGCCTGATGCAACCCATCGCTCCATCTTCTTCCTGGTAGCACGCGACCAGTAAATTCATCGACGATAATCACTTCATCGTTGCGGACAATGTAGTTGACATCCTTTTTGAATAATTCTTTGGCTTTGACAGCATTGAGGATGTAATGCGCCCAAGGATCTTCAGGGTTGTATAAGTCATTAACATTTAGCAGCCTTTCTGCTTCAGCAAAGCCTAGACCTGTCATGGAGATGTTACGGGATTTCTCATCTACTACATAGTGGGCTGGGTTACCTTGTTCATCTTGGCATTCATCTTCATCTTCGATAGGTCTGCCACTTTTATCCTTCCTTTGGATACCTTGACGCAATTGCCGTGCAATATCCACTGCTGCCAGATATTTTTCGGTAGGTAGCTCTACTTGTCCAGAGATAATTAACGGAGTTCGAGACTCGTCAATAAGAATCGAGTCTACTTCGTCAATAATGCAATAATTAAGCGGTTTTTGTTCTTCTCCATCAGGAGTGTAAAAACCTAAGTTGGGTTGGACTACATCAGCCATAGATGTAGCCATGTTATCTCGCAGGTAGTCGAAACCTAGTTCGCTATTAGTTGCATAGGTAACGTCGCAGGCATAGTTTTTTTGACGTTCGGCGGAACTCATGCCAGATTGGATTAAACCCACACTCAAGCCTAAAAAGCGGTGGACTTGTCCCATCCATTCTGCGTCGCGACGAGCTAGGTAATCGTTGACGGTAACTACGTGTACACCTTTTCCAGTCAATCCATTTAAATATGCTGGGAGAGTCGCGACTAAAGTTTTCCCTTCACCAGTTTTCATTTCGGCAATTTGACCTTTGTGGAGGACAATTCCACCCAATAGCTGCACGTCAAAGTGACGCATCCCTAACACGCGACGAGCAGCTTCCCTGACTACAGCATATGCTTCTGGCAAAATTTCATCTAGCAGTTCTTCGCGATCGCGGTTTCTTTTAACTTTCTCTAACCGTTGTCTAAATTCTGCTGTTTTAGCGGCTAAAGCCTCATCTGAGAGGACTTTAATCTCGTCTTCCAAAACGTTAATATCAGCGACGTAGGGTTGATATTTTTGTAGCTTGCGGGCGTTGGGATTGCCAAAAAGATTTTTGAACATAGCAGCAGAGGGGGGAATTCTAAAGTCAATTTCAGCCTTTAGACTTAATCCTACCACCTACCTTGGGATGGATGTGGTACGGAAATCCAAACAGATAAAGTCAGAAGTCAGAAGTAACAGACACAGTTTAATTAAGCTGCTCTACTTATTCAGTTTCTGAGAGGGTGCGGAAATCAAATCTATTGGCTTGAGAATGACAGCTAATGCAACCACCTGTATCAATTTGTTGGGTAAATTCTACTTGGGGATGCAAGGCTTTGAAATAACGAGAATCTCTCAGAAGGGTGGGGATTAGTTCTTGAGCTACTGCATTTCGTGAATATTGCCGTAAATAGTTGACAACCAGCCCATTTGCAGGTCTAATTAAAGGTTTTAATTGAACGCTATAGTGCTGTTGATTAGTTAATATTCTTAACCAAGATTGAGTTGGTAAAACTGCTGGGGGAATCCCAATATGGCAACTAGCGCAATTCTCTAAATATAGCTGATGTCCGAGTTGATATTCTGGGGCGATCGCTTCTACAGTTCCAATTGGCTCTCTGTTACTCTCTGAAGCCGATTGAGCTAATAACAATGACGTTTTCCAACCTATGATAAAGCTGCACAATAACACGGAGCAACAAAAGTAAAATATCCGTTTCCACCGACTATTAATCCGCCACATAATTTTTATTTACTAGTTATCTCAAACTCAACTATTTCCCAAGCACAAATTAACCAAGAGGATAGCTACCTGGTTGTACAGCATGAATATATTCGCTCCCAGAACTAGGCAAACCTTGTTTGTAAGCTGCTCTTTCTGGCTGTCCCCAACCTAATTGTAATATTATTTCTGAGCCAGATTGGGAAAGATTAGCCCATTCAATTTTTTGAGAGATCGGAATTTCTATCGTATTAAGAGCGATCGCTCTTACTATTTCTGTTTCTAGTTTATGATAGTTTTTCCCCGAATTAATACTTAAATATAAATCCATTCTTTCGGTGATTTCTTGCCAAAAATTGAAAATACTATCTTTGGCAGCTTTAATAGTTTCTAAGTCTTTCTTTAAAGCAATTAGTTGCTCGTGAACTTGAGGAAAAAATAAGTTTTTTCCCTGATAAATAAAGTTTTGCCAAACTATTCCAGAAACTTGGTTTTCTTCTTGATACTGATGCACCACCGCCCTAAAATCTTGATAAGCACTAAATTTTTGCATCGCATCTGGTTTAATAAATTTATCAACTAAAGCATTCCCCGATGGTCTGACAGTTAAATTTAAACGCTTTCCTTTTAAGCAGGCGAGACGTTCTGCTGCTAGGATTTGAATTAGTTGTTCTGTGGTGTAATTTCCATCCATAGACACCCCTACTAATCAAACCATTAGATGATGATTTTACTCCCTAAATTTTCGACGCTATTAAATCAACTAAATCAACCCAACAAATTCTATCTAAGTAGAACAGCGTAATTAAATTGTGGTGGCTGGGCGGGTTTTGTATAAGTAAAGATGTGATAATCACGTCTCTACTGTTATACCGTATAGGTGATGGCTAAACCCGCCCCTACAATTGACTTATGTTTAATTATACCCACCTACTTAATTTCCTGAAAACTATTGATTAATTTGGTTAATTTACCTGCACAAATCTAAGTGGTTTTAGGTGGTTGACTTTGATCTTTAATGTTAAATTACTTAGCTGCGATCGCCTCTTACCGTGTATTAATCTTACTTCACTTCTTGGAAACTGTTGATTACTTCTTCCATTTCTGAACGATTTTTAGAAAAGTCAGATTGGGATGTATAAGCAATAATTTGATGATAATTATTAGCTGTTTCTACAGTAGTGTGTAAGTAGCCTATATTGATGTTGTTAATTATGCCCAAAATTTCGTATTGAAGGGCAGGATTACCATTAACTGTGATACTTTTAGGACCAATTGTCTGAGCATTAGTAATGCTTTTGAGCAGAATTCCTCTAGTCAAGTCAGAATGTTTTGGTAAGTTAATATCTTGTCCAGCTTTTTGAAAATCAGCTTTGCTTTCACTTAAAACAATCAAATACATCTCCCGTGGAGCATTAGAAACTTCTAACTCAGCTTTATCGTTTAAACCTTGAGCTTTGCTCCAACCAGGGGGTAGATTGACTTGAATTTGACCATTAGGACTAACAAAAACATTATTACTACTGGGAGCAGTCGAAGCACTAGGTTCTGTGTACGGAGTAGAACTAGCAGTAGGAGTAACACTAGTTGAGGTAGTAGGACTTGGGGAAGAATCTTTTGCTAGTTCCCAAACTGGAATACAGCCTCCTAATGTCAATCCGACTAAGGTCAAACTTGGAAGTAACTTTTTGGTCATTAAGTAATTCACCGATCTCCTCCTCAATTTTAACCTATTGCAAAAACTACCTCAGCTAATTTGTACCAAGTTGCTTTTAAGGTAATAGTTGGATTATCGACGATCTTAACGCACTCTAGTGCGGTAATCTCCCAATTATAAGTATTATCTTTGATGGCAACTTGGTATTAACTGAATTTTAGATCCCTGGCTCAATCTAGAAATTTACTGTATATAGCAGTACGTCAAAAGGTGAGGACATACTTGGAGCCTGAAACGATTGATACCATCGGATTTTACTCCTGACTCCTGCTATATCGATCCTATTATTCAACTTCCTGGAAACTGTTAATAACTTCTTCTATCTCTGAGCGATTTTTAGCAAAGTCATCTTGAGAGGTGTAAGCCAGAATTTGATGATAATTATCGTCTGTTTCTACAGTAGTGTGTAAGTAGACTACCTTGAGATTACTAGTCACCCCAGAAATTTCGTCTTGAAGAGCAGGATTACCATTAACTGTAAGACTTTTAGGCCCATTAGTCTGAGCATTCTTCAGACTTTTTAACAGAATTCCTTTAGTTATGTCAGAATGTTTTTGTAAGTTAACTTCTTGTCCAGCTTTTTCAAAGTCTTCCTTACTTTCGCTTAAAACAATCAGATACATATCTCGTGATGGGTTAGAAACTTGTAACTCAGCTTTAGCGTTTAAACCTGTTGCTTTACTCCAGCCAGAAGGTAGATTTACCTGAATTTCACCATTCTCACTGACATAAGCATTACCGCTAGCAGGAGTTGTTGAAGTAGTAGCTTCTGTCGGTGGGGTAGTACTAGGAGTTGCTGAAGTACTAGTTTCCGTAGATGGGGTAGTACTAGGAGTAGAATTAGAAGCAACAGGGGTTGATGTAGTAGGAGCAGGTGAAGAGGTTTTTCCTGTTTCTCCAGATTGAGAGCATCCTCCCAGTGTCAATCCAATTAAAGCGAGAACGGCAATTAACTTTTTAGTCGTTAAGTAATTCATTAATTCACTCCTCAATGTTAGTGATGTCGCAAAGCAGTAGCTAAGGGACTTTTAAAACTTATCCGATCTTTCTATCGCTGTTTTTTGATTGTTGATTGCAGCAGTAGAAACATGGCAGGTTTATATGAATAGGGTTCCCAAAAACTAACACTAAACGATCGCTCTGATAGATCTTTCTAGTAGTACCACTGCTACCAGATAGTATCTTTTGCGTTAAATCTACTTGGTTTTGACTGGGATTAACTCTGTATTAACTTCGTTGAGTTGTCTGCGTTTTAACTTGACTGATTCAGCGCGGGGTAACAGGTTGAATACTTCTCGCAAATTATCATCTATTTTTTCAAAAGGGATGACTCCCTTAGCATTCAATGTTACTTTGCCATCTCCATCTAAAATGATGGTTTGAGGTACTACACCTTGATAATAGTACCCAGGATTTTCTGGTGTTACCTTAACGCCAGGAATAATAGCATCCACATTATAGGTAATAAAAGTGAGTTCGTTAGCGTAAAAAGATTGGATTTGGGAGATTGTACTGGCAAAAGCTTTAGAATCTCGACTATCTTCTACATATAAAACTATAATTACAGGTTTATGGCGTTCTAAAGATTGCGTGATGTTGAATTTAGGATTGACTAAGGAACTGTTACCACCATATAGAGCAAATACATTACCATCAAAGCGATCGTCTGTGAGGCTAGCATAAGCTGGGGGAATTCCCAACAGGAAAATACAGGTACAAATGGTTAATAATGCGACTAAAGCACGATTAATAAACCTTTGAGATACATCTACAAATAAGTTGGACATTTTTAAATTTAGTCTTAGCATTGATTCAAATAAACTCGGAGCTAGCAATTTCACTTTAGTACAGAGTGGCGAACAGAATCAGTCAGTCAGTAGTTTCAGCTTAAATCCAATCGGGAAGAGAAAAAAAGTTGTTTTCTTCTTCCCTCTTCCTTCTTCCCTCTTCCTTCTTCCTTAACTAACGAGTCGCTTCCAAAAGACGGGAGAAATAAAAGCTGGTACGAATCATATCTTGACGTTGTACTTTAAAGCCGTTATCTGCCAAAATTCTGACTACATCTGCTTCCTTATGCAGGTAAGCGCGAGTTGCTTTACTCGCACCTGGAAAAAAGCTACCAACCTTTTTCAAAATCGATAAAGCTGGAGTATTAGGCGCGAAGCTGAGAATAATTCGATTTTCGGCTAAACTACACAGGTGGGAAATCATCTCTGCGGCTTTATCTTGGGGATAATGGATTAACACATCTAGACAAATCACACTGTGGTATTTACTACCTAAAGTTTCTAAATCTTGGACATTGAAAGTGACTTGAGAATCAGAACCTAATACCTCTTGCGCTCTTTCTTTAGCTTCTGATATCATTTTTTCAGAGATGTCGCTAGCGCTGACAGTAGCACCAGATGCAGCTAGGGGAATGCTTAAACTCCCAACTCCGCAACCTGCATCGCAAATCGAAATTTCTGAGAGATTACCATCATCTTCTAACCAAGCAATGACCTTATCGACAGTTTGTTGATGTCCAGTGCGAATATCTAGCTGAACTTTATTAACCTCTCCATCTCCATAAATTCGCCGCCAACGGTCAAATCCAATGGAATTGAAATAGTCTTTAACTACAATTTTATCTTCTATCACGTTCATTGGTTCTTCTGGATCTGCAATTTATGGCAACCTTTAAAACTGTAGCAACAGATAGCCCTAACGGAAATAGTCTAGGTGGGTAATACCATATTTTTGGCTGAGAAGCAGGTATAGATTAACTTTTGCCAAAGGTTGGGGAAATTGGCGATCGCCGAGCAATATAAATTAAACTCATTTTAGAATTAATCTGGAAAATAAAGTATCTCATACACACTATGACTAAAAAAAGTTAAACTAAATCTATAGTCTTAGTAACCGTGAGATAACTGCTATGAGTCAGCGCCCTGTAATCGCGACTCGCCAGACTCTAATCGCTACAGCACTAGACCTAGTGGGAATTATTGGGTTAATAGTAAGTTTAGTCATTGCTGTATCGGCTTGGTCGGGATTACCAGATATTATTCCAGTTCATTTTGGGTTGGATGGACGACCTAATGGCTGGGGAAATAAATCAATCTTCTGGATGTTTCCGTTCCTAAATATAGTTGTTTTTTTGAGTTTTACTGTTCTCAGACGTTATCCTCATACTTTTAACTATCCAGTTAAAATAACACCCCAAAATGCAGAGTTTCAATATCAGATAGCTATCGATCTATTGAATTGGTTAAAAACTGAGTTTGTCTGGCTGTTTGTATATATAGAAGGGGAAATTATTCGCTCATCTAAGTTGAACAATTCTTCGTTAAACATAGAATGGTTGCTAGTATTTTTATGCTTCATATTTGTGACAGTCGGTGTTTACTTATATCAAGCTTCACGGGCACGTTAATTCATTTAAAATAAAGGCAATTTTTGAAATGGCTCACCTCGATCAAAAACGCTCAGAAAACATAACTGGTGACTTTTATGTAGACTCTACTTGTATCGATTGCGATACTTGTAGATGGGTAGCACCTCAAGTATTTTCTAGAATGGGAGAACAATCAGCAGTTTATCATCAACCGGAAACAGATACAGAAAGGTTAACTGCATTGCAAGCCTTATTATCTTGTCCCACAGCTTCGATTGGAACTGTAGATAAACCCAAAGATATTAAATTGGCTCAATCAAGCTTGCCGATTTTATTAGAAGATAACGTTTATTATTGCGGTTATCATTCCGAAAAATCTTTTGGTGGTGCAAGTTATTTAATTGTTCGTCCCGAAGGAAACGTGTTAGTTGATTCGCCTAGATTTACCCCATCAATTGTCAAACAAATAGAAGCTTTGGGTGGACTAAAATATATGTATCTTACTCATAGAGACGATGTAGCAGATCATCGAAAATATCGAGAACATTTTGGATGTGATCGCATCTTACATCAAGACGATATCTCTAACGATACCATTGATGTCGAAATTCAACTTTCGGGAACCGAACCAATTCAATTAGATTGGGATTTATTAATTATTCCAGTGCCAGGTCATAGTAAAGGTCATACTGTATTACTATCGCAAAACAAATTCTTATTTGCTGGAGATCATTTAGCTTGGTCAGATTCGCTACAACAACTAATCGCCTTCCGCAGATATTGTTGGTATTCTTGGACAGAATTAGTCAAATCGATGCATCATTTAGCTACCTATTCTTTTGAATGGGTACTGCCAGGACACGGACGCAGATATCATGCTGATAGAAAAACGATGCAACAAAAAATACAAGAATGTTTAGCCTGGATGGAAGCGAATTAATTAATCAAATGGCGATTAAAATCGCAGCTATACAATCGAAACCTGCGTAGGCAGGTTCAATCAGCCTCTAGTTTAAACTAGTCCGCGCAGGCGGACGAAAGTTTGTGTTGATGCGGTTTCAACCGCCAAAGTATGACAGCCTGTCTTTTGACAGCGATCGCCCTCTTCATCTACATCCTATAAAAGTTATGTGCTGTGCTAAAGAGAGGAGAATCGGTGAAAAAGTTACTATGGACAGCAGTCATCCTGATGACTACAATGATATTTGGCTTGGCTCAACCAGTGTTAGCCGCAGATTTAGATAATGGTGGTAAATTATTCGCTAATAACTGCGCTGCCTGTCATGCTGGTGGTAAAAATGTAGTTAACCCTCAAAAAACTCTCCAAAAAGCAGATTTAGAGAAGTGGGAAATGTACGATGCTGGTAAAATTACTACCCAAGTAACCAATGGAAAAGGCGCAATGCCCAGCTTCAAAGGACGTTTATCAGATGCAGATATTGCTGATGTAGCTGCTTACGTTTTAGCCCAAGCAGACAAAGGTTGGTAAAAAGGCTAGTAAGTTGTTCCGCATCTAAAGTTGATAACTGGGGCAGGCAAGATGCCTACCCCACAAGAGTTTCAATCAATTTAAATTTCAAGACTAGATGCGTTTTAGCTTAGTACTTCGGGCTTTGCTCAGTGCTACGCCTCTACAAGTGAACTTTAGCTATTAGCCCATAACTTGACTTCTGACTTCTGACTTCTGACTTACTAAAATGGCTCCATTGCCTCGATATCGTCCCAAACAAATTTCCCTAGGTCCATTAGAAGCAGAAATCTTAGAGATTATCTGGGAAATACGAGTAGCTACGGTTAAAGACATACACGATCGCATATTAGCCGATCCAGATCGAGAATTGGCATATGCCTCAGTCACAACAGTGTTACGCCGCTTGACTCAGAAAGGGTGGTTAACTTGTAATAAAAATAACCGCGCGTTCTATTGGGAACCGTTATTATCGAAGTCAGAAGCCCAAGCCATTCAAGCTTACGAGCAGTTACACAAATTCCTGGCAATTAGTAACCCAGATATAGTAGCTGCCTTCGCCGATAGTCTTGACACTGCTAGCCTCCAACAAATAGCAGCGATCGCCTCCAAAATTGAAGCAGTACGTCGCCAACGTGAGGAGCAAAAGTAATGCATTTATTAATGCTACTCATGGCTATTTTAATAGCTTGCCAGATCAGAGTTGCAGTGTCAAAAGATCTGGGCAATTGGTCAAGTAAATGGCCGCGATCGCTGTTTTCTTTCATTTTTCCGCCACTACTGCTGTTGATGACTGCCCTAGCTGTACTTTGCATGGGTACTAATGGTACAATGCTAGGGTTTGAAGGTAGTAAAATTGGCTATACTTTTGCCTTGGGGTTATGGCTTTGGGCACTATACTCTTTGGTAAGGCTGGCATATCAAGGAAAGATGGCTTGCCTAGAGTTACGCAATTATTCTCAAGCTACCATATGCGATCGCCCCGCCCACATCATCAACACCGATTTTCCCTACAGCGCTCAAATCGGCTTTTGGCAACCTCAATTAGTAGTTAGTACTGGATTACTTAAAACTCTCGATTCAGAGCATATAGAGGCAGTTCTAGCCCACGAAGAGGTACATAAAAACGAGCATCATACCTTTTGGTTTTTCTGGTTAGGCTGGTTACGCACCATCACAGCTTGGCTACCCCATACAGAAGCATTATGGCAAGAACTGCTTTTCTGGCGAGAACTCAGGGCTGATGAACAAGCTGCTCAAAAAGTAGATCCATTACTTTTAGCAGAAGCTTTAATTACAGTAGCTCAAACTACAGTCAAAAACACCACTATAATTGAGACATCTTTTAGCTGTAGCTTCGCCAGTCAACGTCTATCAGAAAGAATTGAAGCTTTATTATCTCCATCCAATCAACCTACTAAAGTTAACTCATCTAAGTGGTTCAATTGGCTGTGGATACTGTTAGTATTTCTCCCTTGGGTAACAGTTCCCTTTCATTCTTAAGTTGTTTGATTTTTTTGATCTGACCTTTTCCTAAACAGGCTCAAAAATCTGAGCTATCTTGGAAGATAAACCCACTGCATAGAAAATTGGTGGTGCGATGAAAAAGCTCTTATTAATCTGCTTGTTTGTTTTGGGAATCGGATTGGCGATATTTAACTTTCCTGGATTGGCAAATCAAGGAGAGTTTGACTCTTTGATTGTGGATTTTCAAGAGAGTTTATCCCCCAGTCAGATTCAAAGCGAAGTCCAAGCTATATCTCAAAAGTATGGTGTCTCTTTGCAACTGAATAGCGAATTTTCTCGAGGAGATAATTTGTATGTGGTGAAAGGAGATAGTAATCTCCTTAAAGCTTTAAAAAAATCGTCTTTAGGTAAAGAAACTGAATATATTGAACCCAACTATGTTTATAAAGCCTTAGAAGTTCCCAACGATCCAAAGTACGCTGAACAGTGGAACCTGCGTAGCATCAATATTGAATCAGCTTGGGAAGAAACCAAAGGTGACGGGGTGACTGTAGCGGTGATTGATACTGGAATCGCTCAAGTTCCCGATCTAAAACAAACTAAATTCATCGCTGGATACGATTTTGTCAATAATCGCACCGATGCTACTGATGATAACGGACATGGCACTCACGTAGCGGGAACGGTAGCTCAATCTACCAATAACAATTATGGAACCGCAGGGGTGGCTTATCAAGCCAGCCTGATGCCTTTAAAAGTTCTGAGTCAAAGTGGTTCGGGTACAGTTAGCGATATCGCTGAAGCCATCAAATTTGCGGCTGACAATGGCGCAGATGTAATTAATATGAGTTTGGGTGGTGGTGGCGAAAGTCATTTGATGCAAGAAGCCATCAATTATGCTCATAGTAAAGGAGTCGTAATTATCGCTGCTGCTGGAAATTCTGGCGAAAATTCGGCTGATTACCCAGCTAGATACCCCAAAGTCATCGGGGTTGTAGCTACAGACTCTACAGGCGATAAAGCACCGTATTCCAACTTTGGTGCAGGTGTAGATATTGCTGCACCTGGAGGAAGTACGAGCGGGGGAAGCGATCGCGGTGGTATCTTACAAGAAACCATTGATTATCAAACTGGTCAACCCATCTTTGCTTCTCTTCAAGGAACCAGTATGGCATCTCCTCACGTTACTGGGGTAGCAGCCTTAGTCAAAGCTAGCGGAATTGAAGAACCAGATGACGTTCTCAAAGTCCTCAAAGAATCAGCTAGAGTTGCCCCCAATGATACCCTGAATCAGTTTGGTGCAGGACATCTAGATGCCTCAGCAGCAGTTAAACTAGCCATCAAAGGGCAAATCAGCTTCAAAGACTTTTTCCGGTGGTTGCGGGATAATGGTTACCTGAGTCCTCGTTTCTGGATTGACGGTGGTGCGGTTGCTTTACTACCCAAGATTGGGATGGTAATCGGTTCTTACCTCTTGGCTTGGTTTTTACGGAATTATTTCCCCATTCCCTGGACTTGGCCCTTGGCTACAGGTTTAGTCGCTGGCAGTTCTGGACTCTTTTTCTTACGAGGAATCTACATTTTTGACATTCCTCAATGGCCTTTCCGAGTTATGGGTAGTTCCGTTCCCGAACTAGGTAACATAGTACAAGGTAGCAGTATTCTCAACCCCCTCTTTGCTAGCGTATTGATTCCTCTAATCCTGATAATTTTGTTATTAGGACACTCTCAAGGAAAATGGCTAGCTATAGGCATGAGTTTGGGTGTCGCCTCTTGTTTAATCGTGAATGCCTTCGTTTCGCCCTCAGTTTGGGGATTGGGTTCGGGAATTGTGGCACAAACCTTTTTAGTCGTC encodes the following:
- the secA gene encoding preprotein translocase subunit SecA, with the translated sequence MFKNLFGNPNARKLQKYQPYVADINVLEDEIKVLSDEALAAKTAEFRQRLEKVKRNRDREELLDEILPEAYAVVREAARRVLGMRHFDVQLLGGIVLHKGQIAEMKTGEGKTLVATLPAYLNGLTGKGVHVVTVNDYLARRDAEWMGQVHRFLGLSVGLIQSGMSSAERQKNYACDVTYATNSELGFDYLRDNMATSMADVVQPNLGFYTPDGEEQKPLNYCIIDEVDSILIDESRTPLIISGQVELPTEKYLAAVDIARQLRQGIQRKDKSGRPIEDEDECQDEQGNPAHYVVDEKSRNISMTGLGFAEAERLLNVNDLYNPEDPWAHYILNAVKAKELFKKDVNYIVRNDEVIIVDEFTGRVLPGRRWSDGLHQAIEAKEGVEIEKETQTLATITYQNFFLLYNKLAGMSGTAKTEEAEFEKTYNIQVTIIPTNKRTSRLDMPDVVYKNEQGKWKAVAQECAEMHELGRPVLVGTTSVEKSEVLSQLLNQLEVPHNLLNARPENVERESEIIAQAGRKGAVTIATNMAGRGTDIILGGNSDYMARLKIREYFMPKIVEPETADMMAPMAVPGVSGARPPAQGFAPGKKAKTWKASPEIFPTEISKETQKKLKAAVDFAVKEYGERSLPELEAEERVAVACENAPTEDLVIQKLREMYHLIKDEYEEFTRKEHDEVVSLGGLHVIGTERHESRRIDNQLRGRAGRQGDPGTTKFFLSLEDNLLRIFGGDRVVGLMEAFKVEEDMPIESGMLTRSLEGAQKKVETHYYDIRKQVFEYDEVMNNQRRAIYAERRRVLEGQDLKEQVIGYAEKTMEDIVDAYVNPELPSEEWDLANLINKVKEFVYILSDLEPQQMEDMTVGQIKSFLYEEVRKAYEMKEGEIDRVQPGLMRQAERFFILQQIDTLWREHLQAMDSLREGIGLRGYGQKDPLIEYKQEGYQMFLDMMIDIRRNVVYSLFQFQPQPQPQAV
- a CDS encoding BlaI/MecI/CopY family transcriptional regulator; translation: MAPLPRYRPKQISLGPLEAEILEIIWEIRVATVKDIHDRILADPDRELAYASVTTVLRRLTQKGWLTCNKNNRAFYWEPLLSKSEAQAIQAYEQLHKFLAISNPDIVAAFADSLDTASLQQIAAIASKIEAVRRQREEQK
- the bchM gene encoding magnesium protoporphyrin IX methyltransferase codes for the protein MNVIEDKIVVKDYFNSIGFDRWRRIYGDGEVNKVQLDIRTGHQQTVDKVIAWLEDDGNLSEISICDAGCGVGSLSIPLAASGATVSASDISEKMISEAKERAQEVLGSDSQVTFNVQDLETLGSKYHSVICLDVLIHYPQDKAAEMISHLCSLAENRIILSFAPNTPALSILKKVGSFFPGASKATRAYLHKEADVVRILADNGFKVQRQDMIRTSFYFSRLLEATR
- a CDS encoding cytochrome C — translated: MWRINSRWKRIFYFCCSVLLCSFIIGWKTSLLLAQSASESNREPIGTVEAIAPEYQLGHQLYLENCASCHIGIPPAVLPTQSWLRILTNQQHYSVQLKPLIRPANGLVVNYLRQYSRNAVAQELIPTLLRDSRYFKALHPQVEFTQQIDTGGCISCHSQANRFDFRTLSETE
- a CDS encoding thylakoid membrane photosystem I accumulation factor, giving the protein MSNLFVDVSQRFINRALVALLTICTCIFLLGIPPAYASLTDDRFDGNVFALYGGNSSLVNPKFNITQSLERHKPVIIVLYVEDSRDSKAFASTISQIQSFYANELTFITYNVDAIIPGVKVTPENPGYYYQGVVPQTIILDGDGKVTLNAKGVIPFEKIDDNLREVFNLLPRAESVKLKRRQLNEVNTELIPVKTK
- a CDS encoding M56 family metallopeptidase; protein product: MSKDLGNWSSKWPRSLFSFIFPPLLLLMTALAVLCMGTNGTMLGFEGSKIGYTFALGLWLWALYSLVRLAYQGKMACLELRNYSQATICDRPAHIINTDFPYSAQIGFWQPQLVVSTGLLKTLDSEHIEAVLAHEEVHKNEHHTFWFFWLGWLRTITAWLPHTEALWQELLFWRELRADEQAAQKVDPLLLAEALITVAQTTVKNTTIIETSFSCSFASQRLSERIEALLSPSNQPTKVNSSKWFNWLWILLVFLPWVTVPFHS
- the petJ gene encoding cytochrome c6 PetJ; this encodes MKKLLWTAVILMTTMIFGLAQPVLAADLDNGGKLFANNCAACHAGGKNVVNPQKTLQKADLEKWEMYDAGKITTQVTNGKGAMPSFKGRLSDADIADVAAYVLAQADKGW
- a CDS encoding S8 family peptidase; amino-acid sequence: MKKLLLICLFVLGIGLAIFNFPGLANQGEFDSLIVDFQESLSPSQIQSEVQAISQKYGVSLQLNSEFSRGDNLYVVKGDSNLLKALKKSSLGKETEYIEPNYVYKALEVPNDPKYAEQWNLRSINIESAWEETKGDGVTVAVIDTGIAQVPDLKQTKFIAGYDFVNNRTDATDDNGHGTHVAGTVAQSTNNNYGTAGVAYQASLMPLKVLSQSGSGTVSDIAEAIKFAADNGADVINMSLGGGGESHLMQEAINYAHSKGVVIIAAAGNSGENSADYPARYPKVIGVVATDSTGDKAPYSNFGAGVDIAAPGGSTSGGSDRGGILQETIDYQTGQPIFASLQGTSMASPHVTGVAALVKASGIEEPDDVLKVLKESARVAPNDTLNQFGAGHLDASAAVKLAIKGQISFKDFFRWLRDNGYLSPRFWIDGGAVALLPKIGMVIGSYLLAWFLRNYFPIPWTWPLATGLVAGSSGLFFLRGIYIFDIPQWPFRVMGSSVPELGNIVQGSSILNPLFASVLIPLILIILLLGHSQGKWLAIGMSLGVASCLIVNAFVSPSVWGLGSGIVAQTFLVVNALLCVGLAYLAAKPGERVVIS
- a CDS encoding MBL fold metallo-hydrolase; this encodes MAHLDQKRSENITGDFYVDSTCIDCDTCRWVAPQVFSRMGEQSAVYHQPETDTERLTALQALLSCPTASIGTVDKPKDIKLAQSSLPILLEDNVYYCGYHSEKSFGGASYLIVRPEGNVLVDSPRFTPSIVKQIEALGGLKYMYLTHRDDVADHRKYREHFGCDRILHQDDISNDTIDVEIQLSGTEPIQLDWDLLIIPVPGHSKGHTVLLSQNKFLFAGDHLAWSDSLQQLIAFRRYCWYSWTELVKSMHHLATYSFEWVLPGHGRRYHADRKTMQQKIQECLAWMEAN
- a CDS encoding DUF1648 domain-containing protein; the protein is MSQRPVIATRQTLIATALDLVGIIGLIVSLVIAVSAWSGLPDIIPVHFGLDGRPNGWGNKSIFWMFPFLNIVVFLSFTVLRRYPHTFNYPVKITPQNAEFQYQIAIDLLNWLKTEFVWLFVYIEGEIIRSSKLNNSSLNIEWLLVFLCFIFVTVGVYLYQASRAR